A single Xylella taiwanensis DNA region contains:
- the rplL gene encoding 50S ribosomal protein L7/L12, translating into MSLTNEKIVEAIAEKSLMEVMDLVKAIEDKFGVSAAAPVVVAGSVAAAAPVEEQTEFTVILKEAGAKKVEVIKAVRAVTGLGLKEAKDLTEAGGILKEAVSKEDAEKIKKELEAAGATVEVK; encoded by the coding sequence ATGTCTCTTACCAACGAGAAAATTGTCGAAGCTATTGCTGAAAAATCCCTTATGGAAGTGATGGATCTTGTCAAGGCTATCGAAGACAAGTTTGGTGTTTCTGCTGCTGCTCCAGTTGTGGTTGCTGGTTCGGTTGCAGCTGCTGCTCCGGTGGAAGAGCAAACTGAGTTCACCGTCATCCTGAAAGAAGCTGGTGCTAAGAAGGTTGAAGTTATCAAAGCTGTCCGTGCTGTCACTGGATTGGGACTTAAAGAAGCCAAAGATCTTACTGAAGCTGGTGGTATTTTGAAAGAAGCTGTCTCAAAGGAAGATGCTGAGAAAATTAAGAAGGAACTTGAAGCTGCGGGCGCGACCGTCGAGGTCAAGTAA
- the rplJ gene encoding 50S ribosomal protein L10 encodes MALNLSQKQEVVAELAGVAAKAHSLIVTEYAGITVPQMTAMRKQARESGVYLKVVKNTLAARALEGTEYAIVKEKLIGPLLYAFSLEEAGAAGRLIREFAKKNDKLKSKVVSLGGVLYPASHVDVLASLPTRLQALAMLARVLSEPITLFARAVKAVADDKQGGAALSASETSEA; translated from the coding sequence ATGGCTCTTAATCTGTCGCAGAAACAGGAAGTTGTTGCCGAGTTGGCAGGAGTTGCCGCTAAGGCTCATTCCTTGATTGTCACTGAATATGCTGGCATCACTGTTCCTCAGATGACCGCGATGCGCAAGCAGGCTCGAGAGAGCGGTGTATATCTCAAAGTTGTTAAAAATACATTGGCTGCACGTGCCCTGGAAGGTACTGAGTACGCTATTGTCAAAGAGAAGTTAATTGGTCCTCTGCTTTATGCGTTTTCCCTTGAAGAAGCGGGTGCTGCTGGTCGTCTAATTAGGGAGTTTGCTAAAAAAAACGACAAGCTCAAGTCGAAAGTGGTATCTCTTGGTGGTGTGCTGTATCCGGCTAGCCATGTCGATGTTCTCGCGTCGTTGCCAACCCGATTACAGGCTCTGGCCATGCTAGCTCGTGTTTTATCTGAGCCGATCACATTGTTCGCGCGTGCTGTCAAAGCTGTGGCTGATGACAAACAGGGAGGCGCTGCTTTGTCCGCGTCTGAAACTAGTGAAGCGTGA